A single uncultured Fibrobacter sp. DNA region contains:
- a CDS encoding ATP-binding protein → MEESLKNEIDWCREVIDLRFEQYFCADNDERKMLDIQQCTPPELTSKSPYGKIVTEMQLGFDERLVLTLALLPHLCPQALDSFFLNNKLLGRPYTEFGGWHGKSHSGFLPTCETALFLLAGNDLSRRMEAMRIFDSDHKLVLKRILQLEYGEPGEPKNSAALRISSEYLEYFTTGVQNKPDYSMHFPAKLITSRLEWEDLVLAETTRQEIDQLVTWIGHSEEVLDGFGLRKNLKSGYRVLFYGPPGTGKTLTATLIGKKMNMDVYRVDLSQVISKYIGETEKNLSGIFDQAESRNWILFFDEADSLFGARTQTSNSNDRAANQEISYLLQRVEDFPGIVILASNLKSNIDEAFSRRFQSAVYFPMPEPEERLILWKNIFEKTDVENREENFEYFAEKYELAGGALTNVARYAALSAIIDKRKKITRLDLIQGISKELQKEGKAL, encoded by the coding sequence ATGGAAGAATCGCTCAAGAACGAAATCGACTGGTGCCGCGAGGTCATAGACCTGCGTTTTGAGCAGTATTTTTGCGCCGACAACGATGAACGCAAAATGCTGGATATACAGCAGTGCACACCTCCAGAACTCACCTCAAAATCGCCCTACGGGAAAATCGTCACCGAAATGCAGCTCGGTTTTGACGAGCGGCTAGTGCTCACGCTCGCACTGCTCCCGCACCTTTGCCCACAAGCGCTCGATTCGTTCTTCTTGAACAACAAACTGCTCGGCAGGCCTTACACGGAATTCGGCGGGTGGCACGGGAAAAGCCACTCAGGATTTTTGCCCACCTGCGAAACAGCGCTCTTCTTGCTCGCCGGCAACGACCTTTCGCGCCGCATGGAGGCCATGCGGATTTTCGACAGCGACCATAAACTCGTCTTGAAGCGGATCCTACAACTTGAATACGGCGAACCTGGCGAGCCCAAAAATTCTGCGGCACTCCGCATTTCTTCGGAATACTTGGAATACTTCACTACCGGCGTGCAAAACAAGCCCGATTACAGCATGCACTTTCCGGCAAAGCTCATCACCTCCCGTTTAGAATGGGAAGACCTTGTCCTTGCCGAAACAACAAGGCAAGAAATCGACCAGCTCGTTACCTGGATTGGCCACTCCGAAGAAGTTCTGGACGGGTTCGGGTTGCGCAAAAACCTCAAGAGCGGTTACCGCGTCCTCTTTTATGGCCCGCCCGGCACAGGCAAGACATTGACAGCGACTCTCATCGGCAAAAAAATGAACATGGACGTTTACCGCGTAGACCTTTCGCAGGTAATTTCCAAATACATCGGCGAGACCGAGAAAAACCTCTCCGGCATTTTTGACCAGGCCGAAAGCCGTAACTGGATACTCTTCTTTGACGAGGCCGATTCCCTCTTTGGCGCAAGGACGCAAACCAGCAATTCCAACGACCGTGCCGCCAACCAAGAAATCTCTTACCTGTTGCAACGCGTAGAAGATTTCCCGGGCATCGTCATCTTGGCAAGTAACCTCAAGTCAAATATCGACGAAGCCTTTTCACGCCGCTTCCAGAGTGCGGTCTATTTCCCCATGCCCGAGCCAGAAGAACGCCTTATTTTGTGGAAAAACATCTTCGAAAAGACCGACGTAGAAAATCGCGAAGAGAATTTTGAATATTTCGCAGAAAAATACGAACTGGCCGGTGGTGCGCTCACCAACGTCGCACGCTACGCAGCACTGTCCGCAATTATAGACAAACGAAAAAAGATAACCAGACTAGATTTGATACAAGGTATATCCAAAGAACTTCAAAAAGAAGGAAAAGCATTATGA
- a CDS encoding contractile injection system tape measure protein, protein MAMIECNRIGDMTLDLTCANPEQANDIESRLYDFARNGLMETLDSILDSLAPEGEDIILDKLSIDLGTISAQDPLGHILQKLPEEFKKQVKMDLLKRQCIPVAKILQDSCGQRLTLEKSTMLEKLINNCIAEWCLEHADEKFDPLRVAEVILKRVQAQNPGLDIRQIACSVFEKLKSLGQKKPTAPAPRQPHAGDSGIVLLTPYIPMLLEKAGCIKAGKFIDDGSKKMAVALLNYTVCGSYEPPKAEKSIAQLICGFDAGEKLTELPPISDELKALADSLLQGVIANWGALGHTSADGLRASFLIRRGILENGEEGQELSVESSTYDMLLDKLPWGYSTVKLSWMKTPLHVKWR, encoded by the coding sequence ATGGCTATGATTGAATGTAACCGCATCGGCGACATGACTCTGGACCTGACCTGCGCCAACCCCGAACAGGCGAACGACATCGAGAGCCGTCTTTACGATTTCGCACGAAACGGCTTGATGGAAACTCTGGACAGCATCCTCGATTCGCTTGCCCCCGAAGGCGAAGATATAATTTTAGACAAACTTTCTATAGACCTTGGGACAATCTCTGCACAAGACCCGCTCGGCCACATTCTCCAGAAATTGCCCGAAGAATTCAAGAAGCAAGTCAAAATGGACCTGCTCAAAAGGCAGTGTATCCCTGTCGCAAAAATCTTGCAAGATTCCTGCGGCCAGCGCCTTACTCTTGAAAAATCAACGATGCTCGAAAAGCTCATCAACAACTGCATCGCCGAATGGTGCCTGGAACATGCCGACGAAAAATTTGACCCATTGCGCGTTGCCGAAGTCATCTTGAAACGAGTCCAAGCACAAAATCCGGGGCTCGACATCCGGCAAATCGCATGTAGCGTTTTTGAAAAATTGAAATCGCTCGGGCAAAAGAAACCGACCGCTCCTGCGCCGCGCCAGCCGCACGCAGGGGACAGCGGCATCGTGCTGCTCACTCCGTACATACCGATGCTCCTCGAAAAGGCAGGGTGCATAAAAGCAGGCAAATTCATCGACGACGGGAGCAAAAAAATGGCCGTTGCGCTCCTGAACTACACGGTTTGCGGTAGCTACGAACCGCCCAAGGCCGAAAAGTCGATAGCACAACTAATCTGCGGATTCGATGCCGGAGAAAAGCTCACGGAACTGCCCCCGATTTCAGACGAACTGAAGGCACTGGCAGACAGCCTGCTCCAAGGGGTTATCGCGAACTGGGGCGCTCTTGGGCACACATCTGCCGACGGCTTGCGAGCCTCTTTCCTGATTCGCCGGGGAATCTTGGAAAATGGCGAAGAAGGGCAAGAACTCTCGGTTGAAAGTTCCACATACGACATGCTGCTCGACAAGCTGCCGTGGGGATACTCTACCGTAAAACTATCCTGGATGAAGACTCCCTTGCATGTGAAGTGGCGCTAG